In Listeria cossartiae subsp. cossartiae, one genomic interval encodes:
- a CDS encoding rhodanese-like domain-containing protein, protein MYQSITANDLEQELKNSQLNILDVRDADAFVVGHIPNAINIPINELPEKLATLDKEQTYTIICYAGGRSERASQFLAAEGFDVTNVMGGMGAFHGAVTQ, encoded by the coding sequence ATGTATCAATCGATTACGGCAAATGATTTAGAGCAAGAATTAAAAAACTCACAGCTTAATATACTAGATGTCAGAGATGCAGATGCTTTTGTTGTGGGGCACATTCCAAACGCAATCAATATTCCAATCAATGAACTACCAGAAAAACTAGCAACTCTTGATAAAGAGCAAACTTATACGATTATTTGTTACGCAGGAGGACGTTCAGAGCGCGCGAGTCAATTTTTAGCGGCAGAAGGTTTTGATGTAACGAATGTAATGGGCGGTATGGGAGCCTTTCACGGGGCCGTTACCCAATAA
- a CDS encoding ABC transporter ATP-binding protein, with amino-acid sequence MSGPGPGGGMRMQTNAKPKNFKQTLFRLLGYMKPRSVAIIVVFIFAILSTIFNIFSPKELGKATTEIFKGVMSQDGINNDKIFNILMIVLVLYLGSSLFSFIQQYVMSSVAQRTVYDMRKDLKAKMARLPLKYYDTRSNGDILSRSVNDMDNIANTLQQSLTQAITAIVQMIGVLIMMLTISWQMTLIVLVTVPISIILVAIIAGRSQRYFGAQQRNLGILNDTVEETYGGQTIIKAFGQEKKTLVKFDEVNEDYFKAAKKAQFISGIMMPVMQFVGNLGYVGVCVAGGIFVTNGTLQVGDIQSFTQYVQLFTQPISSVANIANIIQSTIASAERVFEMMDEEEEKDEIPANINQVAGEEHSIVFDHVKFGYTPDKPLMTDLNIHVEEGQMVAIVGPTGAGKTTIINLLMRFYDVDGGEIRMKGIDTRDMTKDAVREKFGMVLQDTWLFNGTIAENIAYGREGATKDEVIGAAKAAYADDFIRRLPNGYDTVLNEEGSNISQGQKQLLTIARAILSDPSILILDEATSSVDTRTELNIQLAMGNLMEGRTSFVIAHRLSTIRDADLILVMNHGSVIEQGTHQELLDAKGFYADLYNSQFTGAQAV; translated from the coding sequence ATGAGTGGTCCAGGTCCCGGTGGTGGAATGAGAATGCAAACTAATGCCAAACCGAAGAACTTTAAACAAACGCTATTTCGGCTTCTAGGCTATATGAAACCTCGTTCTGTCGCAATTATTGTCGTATTTATCTTTGCGATTTTATCCACGATTTTCAATATTTTCAGCCCGAAAGAACTCGGGAAAGCAACAACCGAAATTTTTAAAGGCGTTATGAGTCAAGATGGAATTAATAACGATAAGATTTTCAATATATTAATGATTGTTTTAGTTTTATATCTTGGTAGTTCCTTATTTAGCTTTATTCAACAATATGTGATGTCGAGTGTTGCGCAACGAACTGTTTATGACATGCGGAAAGATTTAAAGGCGAAAATGGCCCGGCTTCCGCTGAAATATTATGATACGCGCTCAAATGGTGATATTCTAAGTCGTTCTGTTAATGACATGGATAACATCGCGAACACGCTGCAACAATCACTAACGCAAGCCATTACAGCGATTGTTCAAATGATTGGTGTCTTAATCATGATGCTAACAATCAGCTGGCAAATGACGCTAATCGTGCTTGTTACTGTTCCAATTAGTATTATTCTAGTCGCAATTATTGCCGGAAGATCACAACGCTATTTCGGCGCACAACAACGTAACCTCGGTATTTTAAATGATACTGTAGAAGAAACTTACGGCGGCCAAACAATCATTAAAGCCTTTGGTCAAGAAAAGAAAACGTTAGTAAAATTTGATGAAGTCAATGAAGATTATTTCAAAGCGGCTAAAAAAGCACAATTTATTTCCGGGATTATGATGCCGGTAATGCAATTCGTTGGTAACTTAGGTTATGTAGGTGTCTGTGTGGCCGGTGGTATTTTTGTTACTAACGGAACGCTTCAAGTTGGGGATATTCAATCATTTACGCAATATGTCCAATTATTTACGCAACCAATTTCCAGCGTAGCAAACATCGCGAACATCATTCAATCCACTATTGCTTCGGCAGAGCGTGTATTTGAAATGATGGACGAAGAAGAAGAAAAAGACGAAATTCCAGCAAATATTAACCAAGTTGCTGGCGAAGAACATAGCATTGTGTTCGACCATGTGAAATTCGGTTACACTCCGGATAAACCACTGATGACGGATTTAAATATTCATGTGGAAGAAGGTCAGATGGTAGCAATCGTTGGTCCGACTGGTGCTGGTAAAACAACGATTATCAACTTGCTGATGCGTTTTTATGACGTAGATGGCGGGGAGATTCGCATGAAAGGTATCGACACACGCGATATGACGAAAGATGCCGTCCGCGAAAAATTCGGGATGGTACTGCAAGATACGTGGTTATTCAACGGAACAATTGCAGAAAATATCGCTTACGGTCGTGAAGGCGCAACGAAAGACGAGGTAATCGGAGCAGCAAAAGCAGCATACGCAGATGATTTCATTCGCCGACTTCCAAATGGCTATGATACTGTCTTGAATGAAGAAGGTTCTAATATTTCGCAAGGTCAAAAGCAACTTCTAACAATTGCCCGCGCGATTTTATCCGATCCATCTATCTTAATTTTAGATGAAGCAACTTCCAGCGTAGATACTCGGACAGAATTAAATATTCAACTTGCAATGGGGAATTTGATGGAAGGACGCACAAGCTTTGTTATTGCCCATAGACTTTCCACCATTCGCGATGCAGACTTAATTCTCGTCATGAATCACGGTAGCGTTATCGAACAAGGAACACACCAAGAATTACTTGACGCGAAAGGCTTCTATGCTGATCTTTACAACAGTCAGTTTACTGGAGCACAAGCAGTTTAA